A portion of the Pseudarthrobacter defluvii genome contains these proteins:
- a CDS encoding erythromycin esterase family protein, translating into MNADGRWAERAAERAAETGQIRRLAHPLATADDLEPLVRLAAPARFVCLGEASHGTREYYHWRARLSRRLIEEYGFTWIGVEGDWPDCWRINRWVRGEAGQDMDARRLLSGFERWPTWMWANQEVAGFLTWLRDWNLDLPAHQRTGFYGLDVYSLWDSLREIFTWLEANAEEALPAALQAWHCFIPYREDPQRYALSSRLVPQSCEADVVALLAEVRRRTLGRMQDDPAAFDAIQNAIVATNAERYYRTMVRGDQQSWNIRDHHMSDTIDRVARHHGPASKGLVWAHNTHVGDARATDMAHDGMVNIGQLVRQRHPGEVVLAGFASYAGSVTAAESWGSPEWVMDVPAAVHGSHEDLLNEALGEPSVLVFGADRTGPWLTSWRGHRAIGVVYNPHRERGNYVPTRMGERYDALFWHPRTEALRPLHHEYQPGEPELETEPTGF; encoded by the coding sequence ATGAACGCTGACGGCCGATGGGCGGAGCGGGCGGCGGAACGGGCGGCTGAAACCGGCCAGATCCGCCGCCTTGCCCACCCCCTGGCCACAGCAGACGACCTTGAACCCCTGGTCCGCCTCGCTGCCCCCGCCAGGTTCGTGTGCCTGGGCGAGGCATCGCACGGCACCCGGGAGTACTACCACTGGCGGGCGCGGCTCAGCCGGCGGCTGATCGAGGAGTACGGTTTCACGTGGATCGGCGTGGAAGGGGACTGGCCGGACTGCTGGCGGATCAACCGCTGGGTCAGGGGAGAGGCCGGCCAGGACATGGATGCCCGCCGGCTGTTGTCCGGCTTTGAGCGCTGGCCCACGTGGATGTGGGCCAACCAGGAGGTGGCCGGGTTCCTCACCTGGCTGCGTGACTGGAACCTGGACCTTCCCGCACACCAGCGCACGGGCTTCTACGGCCTGGATGTCTACTCCCTGTGGGATTCGCTCCGGGAAATCTTCACCTGGCTGGAGGCCAACGCCGAGGAAGCCCTCCCGGCGGCACTGCAGGCCTGGCACTGCTTCATCCCGTACCGCGAGGACCCCCAGCGGTATGCCTTGAGCAGCCGGCTGGTGCCGCAGTCCTGCGAGGCGGACGTTGTAGCGCTGCTGGCTGAGGTCCGGCGGCGGACGCTGGGCCGGATGCAGGACGATCCCGCTGCCTTCGACGCCATCCAAAACGCCATCGTGGCCACCAACGCCGAGCGCTACTACCGGACCATGGTGCGCGGCGACCAGCAGTCCTGGAACATCCGGGATCACCACATGAGCGACACCATCGACCGGGTTGCGCGCCACCACGGACCGGCATCCAAGGGGCTGGTGTGGGCGCACAACACGCACGTGGGTGATGCCCGGGCCACGGACATGGCGCACGACGGCATGGTCAACATTGGGCAGCTGGTCCGCCAGCGGCACCCCGGGGAAGTGGTGCTGGCGGGCTTCGCGTCCTACGCCGGCTCCGTCACCGCCGCGGAGTCATGGGGCTCGCCGGAGTGGGTGATGGATGTTCCGGCCGCCGTGCACGGGAGCCATGAGGACCTCCTGAACGAGGCGCTGGGGGAACCGTCCGTCCTGGTGTTCGGGGCCGACAGGACGGGCCCCTGGCTCACGTCCTGGCGTGGACACCGCGCCATCGGGGTGGTGTACAACCCGCACCGGGAACGGGGCAATTACGTTCCCACGCGAATGGGGGAACGCTACGACGCCCTGTTCTGGCATCCCCGGACCGAGGCGCTCCGGCCGCTGCACCACGAGTACCAGCCCGGTGAACCCGAACTCGAAACCGAGCCCACGGGGTTCTAG
- a CDS encoding phosphoribosyltransferase — protein sequence MVAFHDRPDAGRRLGKRLAGLRGRDVVVLGLPRGGVPVAFEVAKALEAPLDVIVVRKLGVPFQPEVAMGAIGEGGVRVLDPRTISMARVSQEDLQQVERQERALLESRVARFRQGRPRINLAGRTVIIVDDGIATGSTARAACQVARHLGAAKVILAVPVAPARAIVELKEPDDVVCLLSPQDFQAVGYYYHDFSPTEDGEVVQLLDAAALPARHRTEEGGDGSLEQDVEIPAGRVVLRGSLYLPARCDGTVLFAHGSGSSRHSPRNRFVASVLHGAGLGTLLLDLLTPEEEVNRANVFDIGLLAHRLSSATHWLEARHDGSAGRIGYFGASTGAGAALWAAAEPGAQVEAVVSRGGRPDLAGPRLAAVKAPTLLIVGGADTQVLALNRQAMAQMQAPTRLEIVPGATHLFEEPGALAMAATLAADWFRQYLLPAPVGRSMPEARNER from the coding sequence ATGGTTGCGTTTCATGACAGGCCCGACGCCGGGCGGCGGCTGGGCAAACGGCTTGCAGGCCTGCGCGGACGGGACGTGGTGGTGCTGGGCCTGCCCCGCGGCGGTGTCCCGGTGGCGTTCGAGGTAGCCAAGGCCCTCGAAGCTCCGCTGGACGTCATTGTGGTGCGGAAGCTGGGGGTTCCGTTCCAGCCCGAAGTGGCCATGGGGGCCATCGGGGAGGGCGGGGTCCGCGTCCTGGATCCACGCACCATTTCCATGGCACGGGTTTCCCAGGAGGACCTGCAGCAGGTGGAACGGCAGGAACGCGCACTGCTGGAAAGCAGGGTGGCGCGGTTCCGGCAGGGACGCCCGCGCATCAACCTCGCCGGCCGCACGGTGATCATCGTGGATGACGGCATCGCCACCGGGTCCACCGCCAGGGCAGCCTGCCAGGTGGCCCGGCACCTAGGCGCGGCGAAAGTGATCCTTGCCGTTCCGGTGGCACCCGCCCGCGCCATCGTGGAGCTGAAGGAACCGGACGACGTCGTCTGCCTGCTCTCTCCCCAGGACTTCCAGGCCGTGGGCTACTACTACCACGACTTCTCGCCCACGGAGGATGGCGAGGTGGTGCAGCTGCTGGACGCCGCCGCCCTCCCGGCCCGCCACCGTACCGAGGAAGGCGGGGACGGCAGCCTGGAACAGGATGTGGAAATCCCGGCAGGACGGGTGGTGCTGCGCGGCAGCCTGTACCTTCCGGCCAGGTGCGACGGGACCGTTCTCTTCGCGCACGGCAGCGGCAGCAGCCGGCACAGCCCTCGCAACCGCTTCGTCGCCTCCGTGCTGCACGGGGCCGGCCTGGGCACCCTGCTCCTTGACCTGCTGACTCCGGAGGAAGAGGTCAACCGGGCCAACGTGTTCGACATCGGCCTGCTGGCGCACCGACTTTCCTCCGCAACCCATTGGCTGGAGGCCAGGCACGACGGCTCCGCCGGCCGGATCGGCTACTTCGGGGCCAGCACCGGTGCAGGTGCCGCGCTGTGGGCCGCCGCAGAGCCCGGGGCCCAGGTTGAAGCCGTGGTCTCCCGGGGTGGACGGCCGGACCTGGCCGGCCCGCGGCTGGCCGCCGTGAAGGCACCCACCCTCCTGATCGTCGGCGGTGCGGACACCCAGGTGCTGGCCCTCAACCGCCAGGCCATGGCCCAGATGCAGGCCCCCACCCGGCTGGAGATCGTCCCGGGCGCCACCCACTTGTTCGAAGAGCCCGGCGCCCTGGCCATGGCCGCCACCCTTGCCGCGGACTGGTTCCGGCAGTACCTCCTGCCCGCGCCGGTGGGGCGGTCCATGCCGGAGGCCAGGAATGAACGCTGA
- a CDS encoding CU044_2847 family protein: MTEVLRYEVGSGTVLVEAADDSYGVDRPARNEQGILDTGRRLEDALASVRPAARAALEAMAELTPEQIEIEFGVKLAGDAGAVIAKSSSDAHFVLRMSWAPAAAAAPGEEIMHGG; encoded by the coding sequence ATGACTGAGGTGCTGCGGTACGAAGTGGGATCCGGGACGGTGCTCGTTGAAGCGGCCGACGACAGCTACGGCGTGGACCGGCCGGCACGGAACGAGCAGGGAATCCTGGATACGGGCAGGCGCCTGGAAGATGCACTCGCCAGCGTCCGCCCGGCCGCCCGCGCAGCACTGGAGGCCATGGCGGAACTTACCCCCGAACAGATCGAAATCGAATTCGGCGTGAAACTCGCGGGGGACGCAGGGGCGGTGATCGCCAAGAGCAGTTCCGACGCCCACTTTGTCCTCCGCATGTCCTGGGCCCCTGCCGCGGCAGCGGCGCCCGGGGAAGAAATCATGCATGGCGGGTGA
- a CDS encoding SPW repeat domain-containing protein: MKKWYRWQDYVTVAAGLFTAVAVLFTRQQSMSTTLMLVFGGLLVVSGIINLAMPGTPAMEYVQAILAAGLVLSPWLGTYTGATGAAWTSWIAGAVALVVTAVAIKPSTDVRRTYRVSH, from the coding sequence GTGAAGAAGTGGTATCGGTGGCAGGACTACGTAACGGTTGCCGCCGGACTCTTTACCGCGGTGGCGGTCCTGTTCACGCGGCAGCAAAGCATGTCCACCACCCTCATGCTCGTCTTTGGCGGGCTCCTGGTGGTCAGCGGCATCATCAACCTGGCCATGCCGGGAACTCCGGCCATGGAATACGTGCAGGCCATCCTCGCAGCAGGACTGGTCCTCTCGCCATGGCTCGGAACGTACACGGGAGCGACGGGGGCTGCCTGGACGTCATGGATCGCAGGGGCAGTGGCACTGGTGGTAACAGCGGTGGCCATTAAGCCCAGCACCGACGTCCGCCGGACCTACCGCGTCTCGCATTAG
- a CDS encoding alkaline phosphatase family protein: MNRRSVRSSAAVRRRFPTLLPLLALLLSALVACQAPTPAPAPQTATPSGTATPSGAASPSPSASATPTLPPSSAANAAKPAGTPQHIFVINLENKGYDSVWGDNSPAPYLSGTLRKKGVLLKNYYGIAHNSLPNYLAQISGQRPNDSTVLDCHTYTEFNATGTDPDGTLQGDGCVYPEDTQTVAGQLAAQGKTWKGYMEDMQQPCEHPVLGEGDNHIKATPEEQYSTHHNPFMYFRSITSSPDCARNVVNFSALKDDLKSIDTTPNLAYITPNLCHDGHDGTCADGSEGGLGTADAWLKEQVPAILSSPAYKQDGMMVITFDEAEGDSTGPSEPASAVPAGGTAGGKVGALVLSPFGKAGASSDRAYNHYSLLASIEDFFHLPRLGLAGDPGVRTFGDDVYRKES; this comes from the coding sequence GTGAACAGAAGATCAGTCCGTTCCTCCGCTGCCGTGCGGCGTCGTTTCCCCACCTTGCTGCCCCTGCTGGCCCTGCTCCTGTCCGCGCTGGTGGCCTGCCAGGCGCCTACGCCGGCCCCGGCTCCGCAAACCGCCACGCCGTCCGGCACTGCCACCCCCTCCGGCGCTGCCTCGCCTTCCCCAAGCGCATCGGCAACTCCCACGCTGCCCCCAAGCTCCGCTGCAAACGCCGCAAAGCCCGCCGGCACACCCCAGCACATCTTCGTGATCAACCTGGAAAACAAGGGGTATGACAGCGTCTGGGGTGACAACTCCCCCGCGCCGTACCTCTCCGGGACACTGCGGAAGAAGGGCGTGCTGCTGAAGAACTACTACGGCATAGCGCACAACTCATTGCCCAACTACCTGGCCCAGATCTCCGGCCAGCGGCCCAACGACAGCACGGTGCTGGACTGCCATACCTACACCGAGTTCAACGCCACGGGCACCGACCCGGACGGCACGCTGCAGGGCGACGGCTGCGTCTACCCGGAGGACACCCAGACCGTGGCCGGGCAGCTGGCCGCGCAGGGCAAAACCTGGAAGGGCTACATGGAGGACATGCAGCAGCCGTGCGAGCATCCGGTCCTGGGCGAGGGCGACAACCACATCAAGGCCACCCCGGAAGAGCAATACTCCACGCACCACAACCCCTTCATGTACTTCCGTTCCATCACCTCCTCCCCGGACTGCGCCCGGAACGTGGTCAACTTCTCCGCCCTCAAGGACGACCTGAAATCCATCGACACCACCCCGAACCTTGCCTACATCACGCCCAACCTGTGCCATGACGGGCACGACGGCACCTGCGCCGACGGCTCCGAGGGCGGCCTGGGGACGGCGGACGCCTGGCTCAAGGAGCAGGTGCCGGCCATCCTGTCGTCCCCGGCGTACAAGCAGGACGGCATGATGGTGATCACCTTCGATGAGGCGGAGGGCGACTCGACCGGACCGTCCGAACCGGCCAGCGCTGTTCCGGCCGGCGGCACGGCGGGCGGCAAGGTGGGTGCGCTGGTCCTGTCCCCGTTCGGCAAGGCTGGGGCCTCATCGGACCGGGCCTACAACCACTACAGCCTGCTGGCCAGCATCGAGGACTTCTTCCACCTCCCCCGCCTCGGCCTTGCCGGCGACCCCGGCGTCAGGACCTTCGGCGACGACGTCTACCGGAAGGAATCCTGA
- a CDS encoding alkaline phosphatase family protein — protein sequence MRLLQNGRRRALLAGAAVLALVILAVVLPTAFRGMAPAQEPAANAPAAPPADQAPVGTPATGAPAGISKIKHVVIITQENRSFDSYFGTYPGADGIPMKDGKPTVCVPDPADGSCARPFYNSADSNAGGPHSHADATADINGGAMDGFVAQAEKGLSGCGATSTKCQYSNTMPTDVMGYHDGRDLPNYWAYAQNFTLQDHLFASAASWSLPAHLYLVSEWSAKCSKAGDPSSCVDALQDPDPEPEPQIIKDTLIGKCQAGMDLDPCREALEAAGIDPGLAAQIDQIIGTSCKPTDSYAVCQAAVDAAPVSDGLKKKLTEAAKKLELPDYAWTDLTFLLHKHQVPWAYYVFNGTEPDCRNDAATCDPVKQDAKTPGLWNPLLYFDTVKEDGEQGNIKPLSGFYDAARNGTLPAVTWVAPTDKVSEHAPAKISTGQAYVAGLINAVMSGPDWDSTAIFLSWDDWGGFYDHETPPVVDNNGYGLRVPGLVISPYAKKGFIDHQVLSHDAYFKFIEDDFLGGERIDPATDGRPDARPDVRENNPQLGDLAKAFDFNQAPLPPLILPNATTY from the coding sequence GTGCGGCTTTTGCAGAACGGACGACGCCGGGCCCTGCTGGCAGGTGCCGCAGTGCTGGCTTTGGTGATCCTCGCCGTCGTCCTTCCCACCGCGTTCCGAGGCATGGCGCCGGCGCAGGAGCCGGCCGCAAACGCGCCCGCGGCACCGCCGGCGGACCAGGCACCTGTTGGCACTCCAGCCACCGGCGCCCCCGCAGGGATCTCGAAAATCAAGCACGTGGTGATCATCACCCAGGAAAACAGGTCCTTCGATAGCTACTTCGGCACCTATCCCGGAGCCGACGGGATCCCCATGAAGGACGGCAAACCCACGGTGTGCGTCCCGGACCCCGCGGACGGCAGCTGCGCCAGGCCCTTCTACAACTCGGCGGACAGCAACGCCGGCGGCCCGCACAGCCACGCCGACGCCACCGCTGACATCAACGGCGGAGCCATGGACGGGTTCGTGGCCCAGGCGGAGAAGGGCCTGTCCGGCTGCGGCGCCACCAGCACCAAATGCCAGTACAGCAACACCATGCCCACCGACGTCATGGGCTACCACGACGGGCGGGACCTGCCCAACTACTGGGCCTATGCGCAGAATTTCACGCTCCAGGACCATCTGTTCGCCTCCGCCGCCTCCTGGAGCCTGCCGGCGCACCTGTACCTGGTCTCCGAATGGTCAGCCAAGTGCAGCAAGGCCGGGGACCCGTCGTCATGCGTAGATGCGCTGCAGGACCCGGACCCCGAACCCGAGCCGCAGATCATCAAGGACACCCTGATCGGCAAGTGCCAGGCCGGGATGGACCTGGACCCGTGCCGGGAGGCGCTGGAAGCCGCCGGCATCGACCCGGGCCTCGCCGCCCAAATTGACCAGATCATCGGCACCAGCTGCAAGCCCACCGATTCCTACGCCGTCTGCCAGGCTGCGGTGGATGCGGCCCCCGTGTCCGATGGCCTGAAGAAGAAGCTCACCGAGGCCGCCAAGAAGCTGGAACTGCCGGACTACGCCTGGACGGACCTGACATTCCTGCTGCACAAGCACCAGGTGCCCTGGGCCTACTACGTGTTCAACGGCACCGAACCCGACTGCCGCAACGACGCCGCCACCTGCGACCCCGTGAAGCAGGACGCCAAAACCCCCGGCCTGTGGAACCCGCTGCTGTACTTCGACACCGTGAAAGAGGACGGCGAGCAGGGCAACATCAAGCCGCTGAGCGGTTTCTACGACGCCGCCAGGAACGGCACGCTGCCCGCCGTCACCTGGGTGGCGCCCACCGACAAAGTCAGCGAGCACGCCCCGGCAAAGATCAGCACCGGGCAGGCCTACGTGGCCGGGCTGATCAATGCGGTGATGAGCGGCCCGGACTGGGACAGCACCGCCATCTTCCTCAGCTGGGATGACTGGGGCGGGTTCTATGACCACGAGACCCCGCCGGTGGTGGACAACAACGGCTACGGGCTGCGCGTCCCAGGCCTGGTGATCAGCCCCTATGCGAAGAAGGGGTTCATCGACCACCAGGTGCTCAGCCACGACGCCTACTTCAAGTTCATCGAGGACGACTTCCTGGGCGGCGAGCGCATCGACCCCGCCACGGACGGACGGCCGGACGCCAGGCCCGATGTCCGGGAGAACAACCCGCAACTGGGCGACCTTGCCAAGGCCTTCGACTTCAACCAGGCACCGCTGCCGCCGCTGATCCTGCCCAACGCGACGACGTACTGA
- a CDS encoding carboxylate-amine ligase → MDTYGNDGTGGAGAGRRTFGIEEELLLVDPGTGEAVPLAGALLDLYVRPLEVASGPVLTAEFQQEMIEVVTPPHATLASLEQDIIAGRAIARQAAEDVGVRVAALGTSPLPADPHPVQLRRFRAMAEEYGLTAREQLTCGCHIHVSVESPEEAVAVLDRMRNWLPVLIALSANSPFWHGVDTGYASYRSQVWNRWPSAGPLEILGSPDAYHQLVHDMVSTGVALDEGMIYFDARLSRHYPTVEIRLADVCLRPGNTVLLAGLARALVETAAREWREGIEPVAVPSALLRLAAWKASRWGLRGELLDPHTHRPAPALGVVNSLLHHIHGALKDMGDLHRVEDLVDRLLAEGTGAVRQKEVLHRTGDLERVVEDAANCTVSTS, encoded by the coding sequence ATGGACACTTACGGCAATGACGGCACCGGCGGTGCGGGCGCGGGCAGGCGGACGTTCGGGATCGAAGAAGAGCTGCTGCTGGTAGACCCCGGCACCGGGGAAGCCGTACCGCTGGCGGGCGCCCTCCTGGACCTGTACGTGCGTCCGCTGGAGGTTGCGTCCGGGCCCGTCCTGACAGCCGAATTCCAGCAGGAAATGATCGAGGTGGTCACGCCGCCGCACGCCACCCTGGCAAGCCTCGAGCAGGACATCATCGCCGGCCGGGCCATCGCCCGCCAGGCCGCCGAGGACGTCGGTGTCAGGGTGGCTGCGCTGGGCACCTCGCCGCTGCCCGCCGACCCGCATCCGGTGCAGCTCCGGAGATTCCGGGCCATGGCCGAGGAGTACGGGCTGACGGCCAGGGAACAGCTCACCTGCGGATGCCACATCCACGTCTCGGTGGAGTCACCCGAGGAAGCCGTGGCCGTGCTGGACCGGATGCGCAACTGGCTGCCGGTACTCATCGCGCTCAGCGCCAACTCCCCGTTCTGGCATGGGGTAGACACCGGTTACGCCAGCTACCGCTCGCAGGTGTGGAACCGCTGGCCGTCCGCTGGGCCGCTGGAAATCCTGGGCAGCCCGGACGCTTACCACCAGCTGGTGCATGACATGGTGAGCACCGGCGTGGCCCTGGACGAGGGCATGATCTACTTCGACGCCCGCCTCTCGCGGCACTATCCCACGGTGGAGATCCGCCTGGCCGATGTGTGCCTCCGGCCGGGGAACACCGTCCTCCTCGCCGGCCTGGCCAGGGCGCTGGTGGAAACCGCCGCACGGGAATGGCGGGAGGGGATCGAGCCCGTGGCCGTCCCGTCGGCGCTGCTCCGGCTGGCGGCCTGGAAAGCCAGCCGGTGGGGCCTCCGGGGTGAGCTGCTGGATCCGCACACGCACCGCCCGGCGCCCGCACTCGGCGTCGTGAATTCCCTGCTGCACCACATTCATGGGGCGCTGAAGGACATGGGGGACCTGCACCGGGTGGAGGACCTGGTGGACCGGCTGCTTGCCGAGGGCACCGGCGCGGTCCGCCAGAAGGAGGTGTTGCACCGCACCGGGGACCTGGAACGCGTGGTGGAGGACGCTGCCAACTGCACCGTTTCCACGTCCTAG
- a CDS encoding M20/M25/M40 family metallo-hydrolase, which produces MQDTQGAGGSHDGAPDLRAFVRSREAELERRLAEWVRIPGILGAAEHSQDLLGSANWLAGEFREVGFPVVEVLPTGESHTVYAEWCQAPGAPTVLVYSHHDVRAVRPENWALTAPFEPVLREGRLYGRGSSDAKGQILAHLEAVRAHLAASETGAGGTDTSPDTVAGPDPAPKVNLKFLVEGEEEGGSPNLAKLLEDHVDRFAADLVLFSDTLLWDAAHPAVCVSLRGMLSAHLEVYGPERDVHSGAVSGNAPNPAFELGRLLGLMHDQDGRVAVPGFYDDVAPLPADLRNALKDLPFSEEDWLARSETGAITGEKGYTVLERLWLRPAVEVTSIIAGDPLGVSRAAVPAVASADLSFRTVPGQRAEKIAGQLQEWVAATIGDAYSFSLIPDLETAQEPYRTPDHPAVAALEKAMAAGFRADRTGRMGNAGGGPAELLSRTLAAPVLFFGTGLVEDHWHDSDESAGLDVLMNGAVTLACFWEALATKQGIGDDDDGHLRQ; this is translated from the coding sequence ATGCAGGACACCCAGGGCGCCGGCGGCAGTCACGACGGCGCCCCGGACCTTCGTGCCTTTGTCCGTTCCAGGGAGGCGGAGCTGGAGCGGCGGCTGGCTGAGTGGGTGCGGATCCCGGGCATCCTGGGCGCTGCCGAACACAGTCAGGACCTGCTCGGGTCGGCCAACTGGCTGGCCGGCGAATTCCGCGAAGTGGGCTTCCCCGTGGTGGAGGTGCTGCCCACGGGGGAGTCCCACACGGTATATGCGGAGTGGTGCCAGGCTCCGGGAGCACCCACCGTGCTGGTCTACAGCCACCACGATGTCCGGGCTGTCCGGCCGGAGAACTGGGCGCTCACGGCACCGTTCGAACCCGTACTCCGCGAGGGCCGGCTGTACGGCAGGGGCAGTTCGGACGCCAAGGGCCAGATCCTGGCGCATCTCGAAGCTGTCCGCGCCCATCTGGCCGCCAGCGAGACCGGCGCCGGCGGGACCGATACCAGTCCAGACACGGTCGCCGGCCCGGACCCTGCCCCCAAGGTCAACCTGAAGTTCCTGGTGGAGGGGGAGGAGGAAGGCGGCTCGCCGAACCTGGCCAAACTGCTGGAGGACCACGTGGACCGGTTCGCCGCGGACCTGGTCCTGTTCTCCGACACTCTCCTCTGGGACGCCGCGCATCCCGCCGTCTGCGTGAGCCTGCGCGGCATGTTGAGCGCGCACCTGGAGGTGTACGGGCCGGAGCGCGACGTGCACAGTGGCGCCGTGTCCGGGAATGCACCCAACCCCGCTTTCGAGCTCGGCCGGCTGCTGGGACTCATGCACGACCAGGACGGCAGGGTTGCCGTCCCCGGATTCTATGACGACGTGGCGCCCCTTCCCGCCGACCTCCGCAACGCCCTCAAGGACCTGCCCTTCAGCGAGGAGGACTGGCTGGCCCGCTCCGAAACCGGTGCCATCACCGGTGAGAAGGGGTATACGGTGCTGGAGCGGCTGTGGCTGCGGCCCGCCGTCGAGGTCACCTCCATCATTGCCGGGGACCCGCTGGGCGTATCCCGTGCCGCCGTCCCGGCCGTTGCCTCCGCGGACCTCAGTTTCCGCACGGTTCCCGGCCAGCGGGCGGAGAAAATCGCCGGGCAGCTGCAGGAGTGGGTGGCCGCCACCATCGGGGACGCCTACAGCTTCAGCCTGATCCCGGACCTGGAAACAGCCCAGGAACCCTACCGCACGCCGGACCACCCCGCCGTCGCCGCGCTTGAAAAGGCCATGGCGGCGGGCTTCCGAGCCGACCGGACCGGCCGCATGGGCAACGCCGGCGGCGGCCCCGCCGAACTGCTCAGCCGGACCCTGGCCGCACCGGTGCTGTTCTTTGGCACCGGCCTGGTGGAGGATCACTGGCACGACAGCGACGAGAGCGCCGGCCTTGACGTCCTGATGAACGGGGCAGTCACGCTGGCCTGCTTCTGGGAGGCACTTGCAACGAAGCAAGGGATAGGGGACGACGACGATGGACACTTACGGCAATGA
- a CDS encoding VIT1/CCC1 transporter family protein codes for MSETLKLSREPHDSSVAARLNWLRAGVLGANDGIVSVAATVVGVAGVTNDLAPILVAGTAAVVGGAVSMALGEYVSVSSQSDSQRALIEKERQELRDDPEGELEELAGIYQAKGLSEATARTVAEELTAKDPLKAHLAAELNIDEEEVVSPWHAAFASAIAFTVGAILPMLAIIFPPEQARIPVTFVAVILALALTGTISAKIGGSSKRKATIRLVVGGALAMAFTFAVGSLLGTTGIA; via the coding sequence ATGTCTGAAACTCTCAAGCTGAGCCGCGAACCCCACGACAGCAGCGTGGCAGCACGCCTCAACTGGCTGCGCGCCGGCGTCCTCGGTGCCAATGACGGCATCGTCTCCGTCGCCGCAACAGTGGTGGGCGTCGCGGGCGTCACCAACGACCTTGCGCCCATCCTGGTGGCAGGCACTGCCGCGGTGGTGGGCGGTGCGGTGTCCATGGCCCTGGGCGAATACGTTTCCGTGAGCAGCCAGAGTGACAGCCAGCGGGCGCTGATTGAAAAGGAACGCCAGGAGCTGCGGGACGATCCCGAAGGCGAACTGGAAGAACTTGCCGGGATCTACCAGGCCAAGGGACTCAGCGAGGCCACGGCCCGCACGGTTGCCGAGGAGCTGACGGCAAAGGACCCGCTGAAGGCCCACCTGGCCGCCGAGCTGAACATTGACGAAGAGGAAGTGGTGAGCCCCTGGCACGCCGCCTTCGCCTCCGCAATCGCCTTCACCGTCGGCGCGATCCTGCCGATGCTGGCCATCATCTTCCCGCCTGAACAGGCGCGCATCCCGGTCACCTTCGTTGCCGTGATCCTGGCACTGGCCCTGACCGGCACCATCAGCGCCAAGATCGGCGGAAGCTCCAAGCGCAAGGCCACTATCCGTCTGGTGGTGGGCGGCGCGCTCGCCATGGCTTTCACGTTTGCCGTGGGCAGCCTGCTGGGCACCACCGGGATCGCCTGA
- the ctaC gene encoding aa3-type cytochrome oxidase subunit II, which produces MGKKTFTNQRTRRFAGLAAGLLTLPALASCSAEVTRGFLPGPRDTTDKTPLITDLWVNSWIAALIVGIITWGLMIWVIVAYRRRKNTVGFPAQLSYNLPLEVFYLAVPLIVIGVLFVFTDRDQRAIDARYPDPDVVIDVFGKQWSWDFNYVKEQVHEDAGQQAHLNGDYGAPDRLPTLYLPVGKKVELHLQSRDVQHSFWVVDFLQKRDLYPGHEQYNPYISITPTRTGEYMGKCAELCGEYHSEMLFKVRVVSQQEYDTHMADLKAKGNTGSLGNDFDRQPQSAPAPQALEPAE; this is translated from the coding sequence GTGGGTAAAAAAACGTTCACGAACCAGAGAACGCGGCGCTTCGCAGGACTGGCCGCGGGCCTCTTGACCCTGCCGGCACTGGCCTCCTGCTCCGCCGAAGTCACCCGCGGCTTCCTTCCAGGCCCCCGGGACACCACAGACAAGACGCCGCTCATCACTGACCTGTGGGTTAACTCCTGGATCGCCGCGCTGATCGTGGGCATCATTACCTGGGGCCTGATGATCTGGGTCATCGTGGCGTACCGGCGCAGGAAGAACACAGTGGGCTTCCCGGCCCAGCTGAGCTACAACCTTCCGCTCGAGGTGTTCTACCTCGCGGTTCCGCTGATTGTCATCGGCGTCCTGTTCGTGTTCACGGACCGGGACCAGCGCGCCATTGATGCACGCTACCCCGACCCGGATGTGGTGATCGACGTCTTCGGCAAGCAGTGGTCGTGGGATTTCAACTACGTCAAGGAACAGGTCCACGAGGACGCCGGACAGCAGGCCCACCTGAACGGCGACTACGGCGCCCCGGACCGGCTGCCCACGCTGTACCTGCCCGTCGGCAAGAAGGTGGAGCTGCACCTCCAGTCACGTGATGTGCAGCATTCCTTCTGGGTGGTGGACTTCCTGCAGAAGCGCGACCTTTACCCGGGCCACGAACAGTACAACCCCTATATCAGCATCACCCCCACCCGCACGGGCGAATACATGGGCAAGTGCGCGGAGCTGTGCGGTGAATACCACTCCGAGATGCTCTTCAAGGTCCGGGTGGTGAGCCAGCAGGAGTATGACACCCACATGGCCGACCTGAAGGCCAAGGGCAACACCGGAAGCCTGGGCAACGATTTTGACCGGCAGCCACAATCGGCACCGGCACCGCAGGCTTTGGAACCAGCAGAGTAA